The following coding sequences lie in one Methanothermobacter sp. MT-2 genomic window:
- a CDS encoding adenylosuccinate synthetase, with the protein MTCTVLVGGGWGDEGKGKCITYLCYHDKPSIIARAGVGPNAGHSVEFKGEKYALRLTPSGFVHRDAKLLIGAGVLIDPEVFLDEMENLSKYDVKDRTFIDYRCAIIEEKHKIQDRSSDYLSKKIGSTGTGCGPANAERVMRTAKLAHEIPELEDYLTDVPVEINKTLDEGSDVFIEGSQGFGLSLYYGTYPYVTSKDTTASTAAADVGVGPTRIDEVITVFKAYATRVGKGPFPTEISQEEAEKMGLEEYGTVTGRRRRIGLFDMDMARESCMINGATQIAVTCVDRLYPRCERVREYSKLSGEAKRFIEEIEDATGVPVTIISTGPDLEDTIDLRGELL; encoded by the coding sequence ATGACATGTACTGTACTAGTAGGTGGTGGATGGGGTGATGAAGGTAAGGGAAAATGCATAACCTACCTTTGTTACCATGATAAACCATCCATAATCGCCAGGGCTGGTGTAGGACCCAACGCAGGGCACTCAGTAGAATTCAAGGGCGAAAAATACGCCTTAAGACTTACACCATCAGGTTTTGTTCATAGGGATGCGAAGTTACTAATAGGCGCCGGTGTCTTAATAGACCCTGAAGTTTTCCTAGATGAAATGGAAAATCTAAGCAAATATGATGTTAAAGATAGGACATTCATAGATTACCGATGCGCCATCATAGAAGAAAAACATAAAATCCAGGACAGATCATCGGATTACCTGTCAAAGAAAATTGGCAGCACAGGTACAGGTTGCGGACCTGCGAATGCAGAGCGCGTCATGAGAACAGCCAAACTTGCACATGAAATACCCGAACTTGAAGACTATTTAACAGACGTACCCGTTGAGATAAACAAGACCCTTGATGAAGGCAGTGATGTTTTCATTGAAGGTTCGCAAGGTTTTGGACTCTCATTATACTATGGCACCTACCCCTATGTCACTAGTAAGGATACTACCGCAAGCACAGCCGCAGCTGACGTTGGTGTCGGGCCAACACGCATAGACGAGGTTATAACAGTATTCAAGGCATATGCTACAAGAGTGGGTAAGGGGCCTTTCCCCACAGAGATAAGCCAGGAAGAAGCCGAGAAGATGGGTTTAGAAGAGTATGGTACTGTTACTGGTAGGAGGCGTAGAATAGGCCTTTTTGACATGGACATGGCAAGGGAATCATGTATGATAAATGGGGCGACACAGATAGCGGTTACTTGTGTCGATCGTTTATATCCAAGGTGTGAAAGGGTCCGAGAATATTCCAAGCTTTCAGGGGAAGCTAAAAGGTTTATTGAGGAGATAGAGGACGCTACTGGCGTGCCAGTGACTATAATATCTACTGGCCCTGATCTTGAGGATACTATTGATTTGAGGGGTGAACTTTTATAG
- a CDS encoding ribose-5-phosphate isomerase A: MNLKKMVAYKAAEEITDGQVVGLGTGSTARYFIERIGMRIQEEELDILAIPTSYQSLFLARDWQIPLTSITEHDVDIAVDGADEVDKDLNLLKGGGAAHTQEKIIDYSASEFIVIVDDSKLSERLGKPVPVEVIPVSSRLVCEELNSMGAKVQIRMSDAKDGPVITDNGNFVIDADFGSIEDPSKLEYEINSIPGVLENGIFSRGVDRVIVARKDGIIEL, translated from the coding sequence ATGAATCTAAAAAAGATGGTTGCATATAAAGCCGCTGAAGAAATAACAGACGGACAAGTTGTTGGTCTTGGCACGGGCTCCACGGCACGATACTTCATAGAAAGGATAGGTATGCGCATCCAAGAAGAGGAACTAGATATATTAGCAATACCCACCTCATATCAATCATTATTCCTTGCAAGAGATTGGCAGATACCCCTCACAAGTATAACAGAGCATGATGTTGATATTGCTGTTGACGGGGCTGACGAGGTTGACAAAGACCTTAACCTCCTCAAAGGTGGTGGAGCAGCCCATACACAAGAAAAGATAATTGACTATTCAGCAAGCGAATTTATCGTTATAGTGGATGATTCCAAACTCTCAGAAAGATTAGGCAAACCAGTCCCAGTAGAAGTCATACCAGTATCATCTCGTCTTGTATGTGAAGAACTGAATTCAATGGGGGCTAAAGTCCAGATTAGAATGTCAGATGCAAAGGACGGGCCAGTTATCACTGACAATGGCAATTTCGTCATCGACGCCGATTTCGGGTCCATTGAAGACCCATCAAAACTGGAATATGAAATAAACAGTATCCCAGGAGTTCTTGAGAATGGTATATTTTCTAGGGGTGTTGACCGGGTGATAGTAGCCAGAAAAGATGGGATAATCGAATTATAA
- a CDS encoding predicted pseudomurein-binding protein: MFMACLLLLNMGVSHAQENITTETQYHQENFYAAAGDSQTTNPVTTGDVITAAKTFKDYAEKNKTLPSTVQVGSQNVTNEQFTYLMSQAILNINNGKTTATINIIEVSSAPNPTGTAKGTLTKSNYVQSASKMANFMKTNGRLPNYVTTVIGKIAPQNIAYAMSRILTFYEENGRLPNYVTVQNAIQSTSSVSTGQGSTSNSNSSGTISDPGLSQYLVATANCQVNDPSIQSLAAQLTNGLNSTWEKAKAIFNWVRDSISYSFYYNTRYGATGTLQYRSANCCDHAHLVVALARAAGIPARYKHGICTFSSGTYGHVWAELYVDGKWYSADATSSRNSLGVINSWNTATATILGTYASLPF, encoded by the coding sequence ATGTTCATGGCATGCCTACTCCTATTAAATATGGGAGTATCTCATGCCCAAGAAAACATAACAACAGAAACCCAATATCATCAAGAAAACTTTTATGCTGCAGCTGGAGATTCCCAGACCACAAATCCAGTTACAACAGGAGATGTGATAACCGCAGCTAAAACATTTAAAGATTATGCAGAGAAAAACAAGACACTTCCATCAACTGTGCAAGTTGGAAGTCAGAACGTGACAAATGAACAATTCACATACCTCATGTCACAGGCCATTTTAAACATCAACAATGGTAAAACAACAGCCACAATAAACATAATAGAAGTTTCCAGCGCACCTAACCCAACAGGAACCGCAAAAGGCACATTAACAAAATCAAATTACGTTCAATCGGCATCTAAAATGGCCAATTTCATGAAGACAAATGGTAGACTACCAAATTATGTGACGACTGTTATCGGGAAGATAGCACCGCAAAACATTGCCTATGCAATGAGCAGAATACTCACATTTTATGAGGAGAATGGTAGACTACCAAATTATGTTACAGTGCAAAATGCTATTCAATCAACAAGTTCAGTATCAACAGGTCAAGGAAGCACATCAAATTCAAACAGTTCAGGAACCATATCAGATCCAGGGCTTAGTCAGTATCTTGTCGCAACAGCAAACTGTCAAGTGAATGATCCCAGTATACAATCGCTCGCGGCGCAACTGACAAATGGCCTTAACAGTACATGGGAGAAAGCTAAAGCCATTTTCAACTGGGTCCGTGACAGTATAAGTTACAGCTTCTATTATAATACAAGGTATGGTGCTACTGGAACCTTGCAATATCGAAGTGCTAACTGTTGTGATCATGCACATCTTGTCGTGGCACTTGCAAGGGCAGCAGGGATACCAGCAAGATACAAACATGGGATCTGCACATTCTCCAGCGGAACATATGGACATGTCTGGGCTGAATTATACGTTGACGGCAAATGGTATAGTGCAGATGCAACAAGCAGCAGAAACAGCCTAGGCGTTATAAACAGTTGGAACACAGCAACAGCAACAATACTAGGAACCTATGCAAGCCTACCATTCTAA
- a CDS encoding manganese transport system membrane protein, whose product MLEFLEYQFMQNAFIAAILISIACGMVGTYIVAKRIVSISGGISHAAFGGVGLGYFLGLNPVITAIPFSVIAAFIMGMATKKVRISEDTAIGILWSVGMSLGIIFISLTPGYAADLFNYLFGNILTVTRTDLWMMLILDFIIVASVILFNREFTAISFDEEFSQVLGVPVNLFYLLLLTLVALSVVILIKVVGIILVIALLTIPAVTARQFTSRIPWLMILASIIGIIFTSAGLWLSYILDVSSGATIVLILATFFIITYIGRELI is encoded by the coding sequence ATGCTAGAATTTCTTGAATATCAGTTCATGCAGAATGCCTTCATAGCAGCAATCCTTATTAGTATAGCCTGTGGAATGGTAGGAACCTATATAGTGGCTAAAAGGATAGTGTCCATAAGTGGGGGTATATCCCACGCGGCATTTGGTGGTGTTGGCCTTGGCTATTTCCTTGGCTTGAATCCGGTGATTACAGCGATACCATTCAGTGTCATTGCAGCTTTCATTATGGGTATGGCTACAAAGAAGGTTAGAATCAGTGAAGATACTGCTATAGGCATATTATGGTCTGTTGGAATGTCCCTTGGTATCATATTTATAAGTTTAACTCCAGGTTATGCTGCTGACCTTTTTAATTATCTTTTTGGTAACATATTAACAGTTACAAGAACAGACCTTTGGATGATGTTAATATTAGATTTTATTATAGTGGCGAGTGTGATATTATTTAACAGGGAGTTTACGGCCATATCCTTTGATGAGGAATTCTCACAAGTTTTGGGGGTTCCGGTAAATTTGTTTTATCTGTTGCTTTTGACGCTTGTGGCTTTAAGTGTTGTTATCCTTATAAAAGTGGTTGGTATAATCCTTGTGATAGCACTTCTCACTATCCCGGCTGTGACAGCAAGACAATTCACTTCCAGGATCCCCTGGCTGATGATATTAGCATCAATAATCGGCATAATATTCACATCAGCCGGTTTATGGCTTTCATATATCCTTGATGTGTCCTCTGGGGCTACAATAGTATTAATCTTAGCAACATTTTTCATCATCACATATATTGGAAGAGAATTAATATGA
- a CDS encoding 2-phospho-L-lactate guanylyltransferase, with product MKIYGIIPVSPFAHAKTRLSPTLSPTERENLLKVMLKDVTKNLKKNLDKVIVISADWNVLNFAQKLGVQTLKEKGKTDLNGALQQAVEWCESKCDKILIVPSDVPLLGKTNLKGLIEDAEKYDVIIAPAKGGGTNALLFPPETIKLRFGDCSFFEHVKEAKRLKLSIKIHDSFYLSLDVNTAEDLGEIILHGKNTHTKSYLEDLKLKVKPSRGVERLQIERKSGRGI from the coding sequence ATGAAAATCTATGGAATCATCCCCGTATCACCATTCGCACATGCAAAAACAAGACTTTCACCCACACTATCACCAACAGAAAGAGAAAACCTCCTCAAAGTCATGCTAAAAGACGTTACAAAAAACTTGAAAAAAAACTTGGATAAAGTAATTGTCATAAGCGCCGACTGGAACGTTCTAAACTTCGCCCAAAAACTAGGAGTCCAAACACTCAAAGAAAAAGGGAAAACAGACCTCAACGGAGCCCTTCAACAAGCAGTTGAATGGTGCGAATCTAAATGCGACAAAATCCTCATAGTACCATCAGATGTGCCACTACTCGGCAAAACCAACCTAAAAGGTCTAATTGAAGATGCGGAAAAATATGATGTGATAATAGCCCCAGCAAAAGGCGGGGGGACAAACGCACTCTTATTTCCCCCAGAGACCATAAAGTTGCGCTTCGGGGACTGCAGTTTCTTCGAACATGTAAAAGAAGCCAAAAGGCTAAAACTTTCCATTAAAATCCATGATTCATTCTACCTTTCCCTAGATGTGAACACAGCCGAAGACCTTGGTGAAATAATACTCCACGGAAAAAACACACATACAAAATCCTACCTAGAAGATCTCAAACTAAAAGTGAAACCATCCAGAGGCGTTGAAAGACTCCAAATAGAAAGAAAATCTGGGAGAGGCATATGA
- a CDS encoding UTP-glucose-1-phosphate uridylyltransferase, producing the protein MKAVIPAAGLGTRFLPVTKAQPKEMLPVYDKPTIQYVVEEAVASGINDILIVTGKGKRSIEDHFDKSFELEYFLKRNGKNEFLREVEAISELADIYYVRQKEQKGLGDAIYCAKKHVDGEDAFAVLLGDTITTSKVPCIRQLIDIYKEYGASAIAVEEVPREKVERYGVIKPKPLKKNLYIAEDLVEKPPVEEAPSNLAIIGRYVLESEIFDHIRDTPPGVGGEIQLTDAMRSLNRLYGYLFKGKTYDIGNKVDWLKTSIEFALKDENIRGELMDYIKRLLKEEWNDNK; encoded by the coding sequence ATGAAGGCAGTGATACCAGCAGCTGGTTTGGGAACCCGGTTCTTACCAGTTACTAAAGCCCAGCCAAAAGAGATGTTACCAGTATATGATAAACCAACAATACAATATGTTGTTGAAGAGGCAGTTGCATCAGGTATAAATGATATACTCATTGTAACAGGTAAAGGTAAAAGGTCAATTGAAGATCATTTTGACAAATCATTTGAACTTGAATATTTTCTCAAAAGGAACGGGAAGAATGAATTCCTCAGGGAAGTTGAGGCCATCTCTGAACTTGCAGATATCTATTATGTAAGGCAGAAGGAACAGAAGGGCCTTGGTGATGCTATCTATTGCGCCAAGAAGCATGTTGATGGCGAAGATGCATTCGCAGTCCTACTTGGTGATACCATAACAACATCAAAGGTTCCATGTATCAGGCAACTCATAGACATTTATAAAGAGTATGGTGCCTCGGCCATTGCAGTTGAGGAAGTTCCAAGAGAGAAAGTCGAAAGGTATGGTGTGATCAAACCCAAACCCTTGAAAAAAAACCTTTACATTGCAGAAGATCTGGTTGAGAAACCCCCAGTAGAAGAGGCTCCATCCAATCTCGCTATAATAGGAAGATATGTGCTTGAAAGTGAAATATTCGACCATATAAGGGATACTCCTCCAGGTGTTGGTGGTGAAATACAATTAACAGATGCTATGAGATCTCTTAATAGACTCTATGGTTACCTATTCAAGGGTAAAACCTATGATATTGGTAACAAGGTTGACTGGCTTAAAACTTCAATTGAATTCGCGCTAAAAGATGAAAATATACGCGGAGAACTTATGGATTATATTAAAAGATTACTAAAAGAAGAATGGAATGACAATAAATAG
- a CDS encoding transcriptional regulator → MIALTIAGFDPSAGAGILNDIKTFAALKVYGTAAITALTAQNPKRVANIHPISPEFIEEQIDLIMEHLPIKYAKTGMLYSEDIIKTVTKKIREYKLKTVTDPVMIAESGSPLSTDGTIKALKKHLLKECILVTPNLQEAEALSNIQIKTIKDAEKAAKKIGRKCNVVITGGHLKGKNIYFNGKIKIFEEKLIKSRNTHGSGCSFSAAIVAYLTKGYSLEESIKMAVGFVKEAIRHGKWGTLNQFWEL, encoded by the coding sequence ATGATCGCATTAACAATCGCCGGCTTTGATCCATCAGCCGGCGCAGGCATCCTAAACGATATCAAAACATTCGCAGCCCTTAAAGTTTATGGGACGGCCGCTATAACAGCCCTAACAGCCCAGAACCCCAAGAGAGTTGCTAACATACACCCAATATCCCCAGAATTCATAGAAGAACAAATAGACCTGATCATGGAACACCTACCCATAAAATACGCCAAAACAGGAATGCTCTACTCAGAAGATATAATAAAAACAGTCACCAAGAAGATAAGAGAATATAAACTTAAAACAGTCACAGACCCCGTGATGATAGCGGAATCAGGCTCGCCACTATCAACAGACGGAACAATAAAAGCCCTTAAAAAACACCTACTCAAAGAATGCATACTAGTAACACCTAACTTGCAAGAAGCCGAAGCACTATCCAACATCCAAATAAAAACAATTAAAGACGCTGAAAAAGCCGCCAAGAAGATAGGTAGAAAATGCAATGTGGTAATCACTGGAGGCCACCTCAAAGGTAAAAACATATACTTCAATGGAAAGATTAAAATCTTCGAGGAAAAATTAATCAAAAGCAGAAACACCCATGGAAGCGGGTGCTCATTCTCAGCTGCTATAGTCGCCTACTTAACAAAAGGTTACAGTCTAGAAGAGAGTATAAAAATGGCTGTAGGATTCGTGAAGGAAGCCATACGCCACGGCAAATGGGGTACACTCAACCAATTCTGGGAACTATAA
- a CDS encoding NAD(P)-dependent glycerol-1-phosphate dehydrogenase yields the protein MNPRKIELPREIHTGPGVIKNTGIICKDLRFKGNVMVVTGYKTFNIAAKDVIRSLELEGFKAEHIKVKEASMESVMMVKENLDNISLVLGVGGGKVIDVAKMAATLAGISFISVPTAASHDGIASPRASIRDGEKGSVSMKATSPMGVIADTDIIIKAPFRLLASGCADIVSNYTAILDWKLAHRLLNERYSESAAALSLMTAKMIIKSADAIKEGLERSARLVVKSLISSGIAISIAGSSRPASGSEHKFSHALDSIAPKPALHGEQCGVGTIMMMHLHGGDWKFIKDALKKMHAPTTAYELGIEPEYIIEALTKAHTIRKERYTILGDRGLTREAAEKLAKKTEVI from the coding sequence ATGAATCCTAGGAAGATAGAGTTGCCAAGGGAGATACATACTGGTCCGGGTGTGATAAAAAATACAGGGATCATATGTAAAGATCTTAGATTTAAAGGGAATGTGATGGTCGTCACAGGCTATAAAACCTTTAATATAGCTGCTAAGGATGTTATAAGGAGTCTTGAATTGGAAGGTTTCAAAGCCGAGCATATAAAAGTTAAGGAGGCTTCCATGGAATCTGTTATGATGGTTAAGGAAAACCTTGATAATATCTCATTGGTCCTTGGTGTGGGTGGTGGTAAGGTCATAGATGTTGCTAAGATGGCCGCCACCCTTGCTGGTATATCTTTTATTAGCGTGCCTACCGCTGCTTCCCATGATGGTATAGCATCTCCTAGAGCATCGATCCGTGATGGTGAAAAGGGTTCGGTTTCAATGAAGGCAACTTCACCCATGGGTGTTATAGCTGATACTGATATAATAATTAAAGCACCTTTTAGGTTGCTTGCCTCGGGTTGTGCTGATATAGTATCTAATTATACAGCAATACTAGATTGGAAATTGGCGCATAGACTCCTTAATGAACGTTATAGTGAATCTGCAGCGGCGCTTTCGCTCATGACGGCTAAGATGATAATTAAATCGGCTGACGCCATAAAAGAGGGGCTTGAAAGGAGTGCTCGTCTTGTTGTGAAATCTCTTATAAGCAGTGGTATAGCTATAAGTATAGCGGGGAGCAGCAGACCAGCAAGCGGATCTGAACACAAATTCAGCCACGCCCTTGACAGTATAGCGCCTAAACCAGCACTTCATGGAGAACAATGCGGTGTCGGCACAATAATGATGATGCACCTCCATGGAGGGGACTGGAAATTCATAAAAGACGCTCTTAAAAAAATGCACGCGCCCACAACAGCCTATGAACTCGGAATAGAACCTGAATATATAATAGAAGCCCTTACAAAGGCCCACACCATACGTAAGGAAAGATACACCATCCTAGGAGATAGGGGTCTTACAAGGGAAGCTGCTGAAAAACTTGCGAAAAAGACGGAAGTGATCTAA
- a CDS encoding prolyl-tRNA synthetase, with protein MIDFSEWFHNILEEAKIIDPRYPIKGMNVWLPYGFQLRKNTLKILRDIMDRDHEETLFPLLIPEDQLEKESIHVKGFEDEVYWITHGGLTRLNKKLALRPTSETAMYPMFSLWIRSHTDLPLRIYQIVNTFRYETKHTRPLIRVREITTFKEAHTVHETMEEAEKQVQEAIKLYKEFFNSLAIPYLITKRPPWDKFPGSDYTIAFDTLMPDGKTLQIATVHNLGQTFSKTFEIKFETPTGEHEHAYQTCYGLSDRVIASIIAVHGDELGLRLPPKVAPYQIIIVPVIFKEKIEEVIRACREVKKRLKDLGLRVKLDDRDIRAGRKYYEWEMKGAPLRIEIGPRDLKKGVVTIARRDTKEKIEIKLENLEEKIEEILEDTTKTLREEAWKKMQENIRTAKNLKEAKKIIEEKKGIISLPWCGDEECGKNMEEKIKVDILGITETKKKSSCINCGKEANYKAFLAKTY; from the coding sequence ATGATAGATTTCAGCGAATGGTTCCATAACATCCTAGAGGAGGCTAAAATAATAGATCCAAGATATCCAATCAAGGGCATGAACGTATGGTTACCCTACGGTTTCCAACTACGTAAAAACACCCTAAAAATCCTCAGAGACATTATGGACCGCGACCATGAAGAAACACTATTCCCACTCCTAATACCAGAAGACCAACTCGAAAAAGAATCAATACACGTCAAAGGCTTCGAAGACGAAGTCTACTGGATAACACATGGAGGACTTACAAGATTAAACAAAAAACTAGCCCTCAGACCCACCAGCGAAACAGCAATGTACCCAATGTTCTCACTATGGATAAGATCCCACACAGACCTCCCCCTACGGATCTACCAGATAGTTAACACCTTCAGATACGAAACCAAACACACAAGGCCGCTTATACGCGTAAGAGAAATCACAACATTCAAAGAAGCCCATACAGTACACGAGACCATGGAAGAAGCCGAAAAACAAGTACAAGAGGCGATAAAACTCTACAAGGAATTCTTCAACAGTCTAGCCATACCCTACCTCATAACAAAAAGGCCACCCTGGGACAAATTCCCAGGCTCTGATTATACAATAGCATTTGACACCCTAATGCCAGATGGCAAAACATTACAAATCGCAACAGTCCACAACCTTGGACAAACATTCTCCAAAACCTTCGAAATAAAATTTGAAACACCCACAGGCGAACACGAACACGCATACCAAACATGCTACGGATTATCCGACAGAGTCATAGCATCCATCATAGCAGTCCACGGAGACGAACTAGGCCTACGCCTCCCACCAAAAGTAGCACCATACCAGATAATAATAGTACCAGTAATCTTCAAAGAAAAAATAGAAGAGGTTATAAGAGCCTGCAGAGAAGTTAAAAAAAGATTAAAGGATCTTGGCTTACGCGTGAAACTAGATGATAGGGATATAAGAGCTGGGAGAAAATATTATGAATGGGAGATGAAAGGAGCACCACTCCGCATAGAAATAGGGCCAAGAGACCTTAAAAAAGGCGTGGTAACAATTGCAAGAAGAGACACCAAAGAAAAAATTGAAATAAAACTAGAAAACCTAGAAGAAAAAATAGAGGAAATACTCGAAGATACTACCAAGACACTTAGAGAAGAAGCATGGAAAAAAATGCAGGAAAACATAAGAACAGCCAAAAACCTCAAAGAGGCGAAGAAAATAATAGAAGAAAAGAAGGGTATAATCTCACTCCCATGGTGTGGAGACGAAGAATGCGGTAAAAACATGGAAGAAAAAATAAAAGTAGACATCCTCGGGATAACAGAAACCAAAAAGAAAAGTTCCTGTATAAATTGTGGGAAAGAAGCTAACTATAAAGCCTTCTTGGCTAAAACATATTAA
- a CDS encoding ABC transporter related protein: MEKAVEIKNLHYKINNKTILEDINLKIYKREFLAIIGPNGGGKTTLLKMIIGLLKPTKGNIKVFGLKPETARKKIGYLPQRRHFDTDFPINVFETVLMGCYHGPLKGYTRKDKEKVDKWLKRLEIDHLKDERLDNLSGGQLQRVFLARALVREGELLLLDEPTSSVDPLFQEKFYELLDELKHEIAIVMVSHDIGMVATHVDRIACLNQKLFSHGTPEEALECIEDVYKCPVELIAHGVPHRVLRKH; the protein is encoded by the coding sequence ATGGAAAAAGCAGTTGAAATCAAAAACTTACACTACAAAATCAACAACAAAACAATCCTAGAAGATATAAACCTCAAAATTTACAAGAGAGAATTCCTAGCTATCATAGGACCCAACGGCGGCGGTAAAACAACCCTACTCAAAATGATAATCGGCCTGCTGAAACCAACCAAAGGAAACATCAAGGTATTCGGCCTCAAACCCGAAACAGCAAGAAAAAAGATAGGCTACCTCCCCCAAAGACGCCACTTCGACACAGATTTTCCAATAAACGTTTTTGAAACAGTACTCATGGGATGCTACCATGGCCCCCTCAAAGGTTACACCAGGAAAGACAAAGAAAAAGTGGACAAATGGCTTAAAAGATTAGAAATAGACCATCTGAAAGATGAAAGACTAGATAACCTTTCTGGCGGACAACTACAGAGAGTTTTCCTTGCAAGAGCCCTTGTAAGGGAGGGAGAACTACTATTATTGGATGAGCCCACAAGTAGCGTTGACCCACTATTCCAAGAAAAATTCTATGAACTATTAGATGAACTTAAACATGAAATAGCCATTGTAATGGTATCCCATGATATAGGGATGGTCGCAACCCACGTGGACAGGATAGCCTGCCTAAACCAGAAACTATTCTCCCACGGAACACCCGAAGAAGCCCTGGAATGTATCGAGGATGTTTATAAGTGTCCCGTGGAGTTAATAGCCCATGGGGTGCCGCACAGAGTCTTGAGGAAACATTAG
- a CDS encoding UDP-glucose 4-epimerase: MIFIVGGAGYIGSHVNKFLSRKGHETLILDNLNKGHEELVKWGEFIKGDLKDKKLLHRIFREYDINAVMHFAALTDVRESVKDPGAYYKNNVKNTLNLLDAMIKNNVKNFIFSSTCAVYGNPIKIPIPEDHPCNPISPYGRSKLMVEKILEDYNKAYDFNYISLRYFNAAGADPEAKIGEWHEPETHLIPIVLDVAIGKRETVQIFGTDYPTPDGTCIRDYIHVMDLADAHYRALKLLEENKSEIFNLGNGDGFSVKEIIETCKKVTGKKIPTIESQRRPGDPPRLIGSSKKAREILGWKPKFTNIKSIIETAWKWHKKLKSFKT; encoded by the coding sequence ATGATATTCATTGTTGGCGGCGCAGGCTACATAGGATCACATGTTAACAAATTCCTATCCAGAAAAGGCCATGAAACATTAATACTCGACAATCTAAATAAAGGCCATGAAGAACTTGTTAAATGGGGAGAATTCATAAAAGGAGATCTTAAAGATAAAAAATTACTCCATAGGATCTTCAGAGAATATGATATAAATGCTGTGATGCACTTCGCAGCCCTTACCGATGTAAGAGAATCAGTGAAAGACCCTGGAGCATACTACAAAAACAATGTTAAAAATACCCTGAACCTCCTAGATGCCATGATAAAAAATAATGTTAAAAATTTTATCTTCTCATCCACTTGCGCAGTCTATGGGAATCCCATAAAAATTCCAATACCCGAAGATCATCCATGCAATCCCATAAGCCCCTATGGCCGCTCCAAGCTCATGGTAGAAAAGATCCTAGAAGATTATAATAAAGCATATGATTTCAATTACATCTCCCTAAGATACTTTAATGCTGCTGGTGCAGACCCGGAAGCCAAGATAGGGGAATGGCACGAACCAGAAACTCACCTAATACCAATAGTCCTAGATGTTGCAATTGGTAAAAGAGAAACGGTCCAAATATTCGGCACAGATTATCCAACACCAGACGGTACTTGTATAAGAGACTACATACACGTGATGGACCTTGCAGATGCACATTACAGAGCCCTCAAACTCCTAGAAGAAAATAAAAGCGAAATATTCAACCTAGGAAATGGTGATGGATTCTCAGTGAAAGAAATTATAGAAACATGCAAAAAAGTTACAGGAAAAAAAATACCCACAATAGAATCGCAGAGAAGACCAGGAGACCCACCCCGCCTCATCGGAAGCTCAAAAAAAGCCCGCGAAATCCTCGGATGGAAACCAAAATTCACCAATATAAAAAGTATAATCGAAACAGCATGGAAATGGCACAAAAAACTCAAATCATTTAAGACATGA